A section of the Sphaerobacter thermophilus DSM 20745 genome encodes:
- a CDS encoding class I SAM-dependent DNA methyltransferase encodes MQLPVIRLRREMAPDPAVEGRAARYPLHLPAPTFRVLLEQQGPSLGLWRAAEVAALREQGYHRPVLDLGCGDGLVTSLVLRPVEVGVDPDGTALARAARLGIYHHLIARPLETAGLPAEAFATVISNSVLEHVADVDALLAAVARVLRPGGCLIFTAPTEAFSRWLLLPLAGYAARRNRALAHRNLWPVERWAAHLEAAGLEIESTRSYLRSGLVTAWDALEVAQQVRIGGQRALGRVWRRIPPGGFARLAEWGARLDLSAPEPGGGRLIVARKR; translated from the coding sequence ATGCAGCTACCGGTCATCCGTCTGAGGCGCGAGATGGCGCCTGACCCGGCCGTCGAAGGCCGTGCCGCTCGCTACCCGCTCCACCTCCCGGCGCCGACGTTCCGGGTGCTTCTGGAGCAGCAGGGTCCGTCGCTCGGACTCTGGCGCGCGGCCGAGGTCGCCGCGCTGCGGGAGCAGGGCTACCACCGTCCGGTGCTCGACCTCGGTTGCGGCGACGGGCTGGTCACCTCGCTGGTGCTCCGCCCGGTCGAGGTGGGTGTCGACCCGGACGGGACGGCGCTGGCCCGCGCCGCCCGGTTGGGCATCTACCACCACTTGATCGCGCGCCCGTTGGAGACGGCCGGCCTCCCCGCCGAGGCGTTCGCGACCGTGATCAGCAACTCGGTGTTAGAGCACGTCGCGGACGTCGACGCCCTGCTGGCCGCCGTCGCGCGGGTGCTGCGCCCTGGCGGGTGCCTCATCTTCACCGCGCCGACCGAGGCCTTCAGCCGCTGGCTGCTCCTGCCGCTGGCGGGCTACGCCGCGCGCCGCAACCGGGCCCTGGCCCACCGCAACCTCTGGCCGGTCGAACGCTGGGCGGCGCATTTGGAGGCCGCCGGGCTGGAGATCGAGTCGACCCGGTCATACCTGCGGTCCGGACTGGTCACGGCGTGGGACGCACTCGAAGTCGCGCAGCAAGTGCGGATCGGCGGACAACGGGCGCTCGGCCGCGTCTGGCGACGCATCCCGCCCGGCGGATTCGCGCGGCTGGCCGAGTGGGGTGCCCGGCTCGACCTCTCGGCTCCCGAGCCGGGCGGCGGCCGCCTGATCGTGGCACGCAAGCGGTGA
- a CDS encoding glycosyltransferase family 2 protein, producing the protein MTAPTLRASVVVPTYRRPRLLDRCLAALAAQDLPPEAYEVIVTDDAGCRETRRLVQEWAARGPMPVHYVPVCCGHGPAAARNAGWHAAHAPIIAFTDDDCEPVPGWLRAGLAGFVDGVAAVSGRVLVPLPKDPTDYEWNAAQLAGSEFVTASCFFRREALAAAGGLDERFRLAWREDTDLFFTLLSRGARLTHAEDAVAVHPVRPAHWGVSLRQQRKSMYNALLYKKHARLYRERIQPAPPWHYYGAVGALLAAGAAGTTGHRRLAAGAAAGWLALTVRFCAMRLRGTSHAPGHIAEMAVTSALIPPLSVFWRLRGAVKFRVLFL; encoded by the coding sequence ATGACGGCACCGACGCTGCGCGCCTCCGTCGTCGTGCCGACCTACCGACGCCCGCGTCTCCTCGACCGCTGCCTCGCGGCGCTGGCGGCGCAGGACCTCCCGCCCGAGGCGTACGAGGTGATCGTCACCGACGACGCGGGTTGCAGGGAGACGCGCCGGCTGGTGCAGGAGTGGGCCGCTCGCGGCCCGATGCCGGTGCACTACGTGCCGGTCTGCTGCGGGCATGGCCCGGCCGCCGCGCGGAACGCCGGGTGGCACGCCGCCCATGCCCCGATCATCGCCTTCACCGACGACGACTGCGAGCCGGTCCCCGGCTGGCTGCGCGCCGGGCTGGCCGGGTTCGTCGACGGCGTCGCCGCGGTCTCCGGCCGGGTTCTGGTGCCCCTGCCGAAAGACCCGACCGACTACGAGTGGAACGCGGCCCAACTCGCCGGGTCGGAGTTCGTGACCGCGAGCTGCTTTTTCCGCCGGGAGGCACTGGCCGCCGCCGGGGGTCTGGATGAGCGCTTTCGCCTGGCCTGGCGCGAGGACACCGACCTCTTTTTCACGCTGCTCTCCCGCGGCGCACGGCTGACCCACGCCGAGGACGCGGTGGCCGTGCACCCGGTCCGTCCCGCCCACTGGGGCGTCAGCCTCCGTCAGCAGCGCAAGAGCATGTACAACGCGCTCCTCTACAAGAAGCACGCGCGCCTCTACCGCGAGCGGATCCAACCGGCCCCGCCCTGGCACTACTACGGGGCGGTCGGCGCCCTGCTGGCGGCCGGCGCGGCGGGGACGACCGGGCACCGCCGGCTCGCGGCGGGCGCCGCGGCTGGCTGGCTGGCGCTCACGGTACGCTTCTGCGCCATGCGCCTGCGCGGGACCTCCCACGCGCCGGGCCACATCGCCGAGATGGCGGTCACCTCGGCACTGATCCCGCCGCTGTCGGTCTTCTGGCGCCTGCGCGGGGCGGTGAAGTTCCGCGTGCTCTTCCTCTAG
- a CDS encoding diguanylate cyclase: MDSKVEGPYPSIPGLEIVAEIGRGAHAVVYTARRDEQLYAVKMPRMAPGSTDDTLMRFRREAAALARIRHPALPTVLEVGEVDSFPYLVLERAANGTLADLLAHGPLSESRVVEIGTALAGALGELHRFGLVHRDVKPSNVVLDGTGRVMLVDLGLAVPSPTAVGDEIAGTLRYAAPEQTGLLKRPVDARSDLYALGVLLFECATGAPPFVSTDAADLAYQHAARPAPDVRERNPAVSPALAAVIAKLLAKDPDDRYQSAAGLLADLAALPALNAALAAGAEAPLGTEDHHAQPLVPLIGRDRELDRLRRLLTAAAEGTGSAVLITGVAGSGKTRLVAELQHLAAAGGALVLRGRCTEANPVPFAPLREAIEEHVRSLRRLPPDRRMAAEVRLKEAARPAARVVAGLSPVLAALLGVEPEGSSEPVEDHFSAALATFLRDLAQGSGHAVMIVEDIHWLDKASRQVLRRLTDRVEHAPLLVVLTAREGMQGETSKAASGFGASRVARIRLSPLDERAVAELIAAHLGDHQVEADVVERVVTLSGGLPYAVEEYVRAMLETGVLRPSWGTWLVDRARLASLSLPADIARLLSERIDGLSPATRALLDAAAVLGTSFRLGEAEAMAQLTPPEAIAALDAALAAHVVEHDEGDTYRFTHDRVREALLARLADAERRSLHQRAAETLAQAGVTETGIYRLARHYAEGDPLRSPVPAYEANLAAGIRALEHFAYNEAYDFLDTARRIARDAGLPPDERLDRALGDVCSRTGRVDEATAHLESALKLCTDATGRAQLRARLARIQIWELEIERAAQEIEAAFAEIGETLEARAGRMARAIGAWAGFVLDDRLGGAIPPPPGDPARLRVLVALYHLAIEAAMLEGRPQSTVLQNLLLSLGAARALGPSRELIQANVDYGMLLATMRRVEAMQSYFRKAIDLAHARDDRPMLAYALLYEAIAHHIAGRPREAETLATRCLEQHADWLAPAEYLNGSGDLIWNLVLRGYIREARRWIEEAIARTGGRITNQGGAHRVQRYMDAYALAVLEVLGEAALAREYARRAEALVNDHPRDRFAWEIYLSHRLLALVERGGSDAEIEEVIARGEELDFRSGRGLPHFRRFFVFQGHARLLQVERAPANRRAAALRRLNEAIEFLERIADHPTLRAHTWVLAAARARLEGRHHAALELLDRADRLATEIDAPWVLFEATRQRALVLAALGNQPGAERAARYAHALATEHGWVHRAARVRADFPAATAREPALEPAVEPSSRRLQQHLDALLQVSLATATALDPEQQSRAALDEAVRILGAERAFLFRIDGPDLRLVAGRDASGNPVTEPRDFSRTVVETVRATGQPMIVSASSDGPVLGSESIVAYDLRSIIAAPLTLRERTFGVLYLDNRLARGVFTPADLDILRAIAGSIAIALETARLAQIEAQFESERQQRLLAERLRDLTGTLTATLDLTQVLDRLLTSLAAVVPYDTAAVVLHHADRLELAMVRGTTRPDEAPGLVIPLANDILLAEVVATGQPLVIADTRDDPRCAHRGGMPDLRAWLGVPLISESRVAGVVVLTSQISGAFGEREAGIAFTFAGQAGVAIENARLFAEVQRLAVTDDLTGTYNRRHLLTTAERELSRAQRFNRPLAAIILDIDEFKRVNDAHGHAVGDEVLRAVADRLRSGLREVDVLGRYGGEEFVIILPETDLISAYQIAERLRNSIAAEPIATSTGPVSVTISLGVAAADPTTPDFASLLSRIDDLLYTAKRRGRNRVVVG; the protein is encoded by the coding sequence ATGGACAGCAAGGTGGAGGGACCGTACCCGTCTATCCCTGGGCTGGAGATCGTGGCGGAGATCGGCCGTGGTGCCCATGCGGTCGTCTACACTGCCCGCCGCGACGAGCAGCTATACGCCGTGAAGATGCCGCGGATGGCCCCCGGCTCCACGGATGACACGCTGATGCGTTTCCGTCGGGAGGCCGCGGCGTTGGCGCGCATCCGGCACCCGGCCTTACCCACGGTGCTGGAGGTCGGGGAGGTCGATAGTTTCCCCTACCTGGTACTCGAACGCGCGGCAAATGGGACACTGGCCGACCTTCTCGCCCACGGTCCACTGTCCGAGTCGCGCGTCGTCGAGATCGGCACCGCCCTGGCCGGCGCCCTCGGCGAACTGCACCGCTTCGGGTTGGTCCACCGCGATGTGAAGCCGAGCAACGTCGTCCTCGACGGCACCGGCCGGGTGATGCTGGTCGATCTGGGGCTGGCCGTGCCTTCGCCCACCGCGGTGGGGGACGAGATCGCCGGGACGCTGCGCTACGCAGCTCCGGAGCAGACCGGTCTCCTCAAACGCCCGGTCGATGCGCGCAGCGATCTCTACGCGCTCGGCGTCCTCCTGTTCGAGTGCGCCACCGGTGCCCCCCCGTTCGTCAGCACCGACGCCGCGGATCTGGCCTACCAGCATGCCGCCCGGCCCGCGCCGGACGTCCGCGAGCGGAATCCCGCGGTCTCCCCTGCGCTGGCCGCCGTGATTGCCAAGCTCCTCGCCAAGGACCCGGACGACCGCTACCAGAGCGCAGCCGGGCTGCTGGCCGACCTGGCGGCGCTGCCCGCGCTCAATGCCGCGCTGGCCGCCGGAGCCGAGGCCCCGCTCGGGACCGAGGATCACCACGCCCAACCGCTCGTCCCGCTCATCGGGCGAGATCGGGAATTGGATCGCCTGCGCCGCCTGCTGACCGCGGCGGCCGAGGGTACCGGCTCGGCCGTCCTGATCACCGGGGTGGCGGGCAGCGGGAAGACCCGCCTCGTCGCGGAACTCCAGCACCTTGCCGCGGCCGGCGGTGCGCTGGTGCTGCGCGGGCGGTGCACCGAGGCGAACCCGGTGCCGTTCGCGCCGCTGCGCGAAGCGATCGAGGAGCACGTCCGCTCACTGCGTCGCCTGCCACCCGACCGGCGCATGGCAGCCGAAGTACGGCTGAAAGAGGCCGCGCGGCCCGCGGCCCGCGTGGTCGCCGGGCTCTCCCCGGTGCTGGCAGCACTGCTCGGCGTCGAGCCGGAGGGTTCCTCGGAGCCGGTCGAAGACCACTTCTCGGCCGCGCTCGCCACCTTCCTGCGCGATCTGGCACAGGGGAGTGGCCACGCCGTGATGATCGTCGAGGACATCCATTGGCTCGACAAGGCCAGCCGGCAGGTGCTTCGTCGGCTCACCGACCGAGTCGAGCACGCGCCCCTGCTGGTCGTGCTCACGGCTCGTGAGGGGATGCAGGGTGAAACCAGTAAGGCCGCGTCTGGATTCGGCGCATCGAGAGTAGCCCGGATACGGCTGAGCCCGCTCGACGAGCGCGCTGTCGCGGAGTTGATCGCCGCCCACCTCGGCGACCACCAGGTGGAAGCCGACGTGGTGGAGCGCGTCGTGACCCTGAGCGGCGGCCTCCCGTACGCCGTCGAAGAGTACGTGCGGGCCATGCTCGAGACCGGGGTTCTCCGGCCGTCGTGGGGGACCTGGCTGGTCGACCGCGCGCGGCTCGCCAGCCTCTCGCTACCGGCCGACATCGCACGCCTCCTGAGCGAGCGGATCGACGGGCTCAGCCCGGCTACCCGAGCCCTCCTCGATGCGGCCGCCGTCCTCGGCACCTCCTTCCGCCTGGGCGAGGCCGAGGCGATGGCCCAGCTAACGCCACCAGAGGCGATCGCCGCACTCGACGCCGCCTTGGCCGCGCACGTGGTGGAGCACGACGAGGGCGATACGTACCGCTTCACCCACGACCGGGTACGCGAGGCGCTGCTCGCGCGCCTTGCCGACGCCGAGCGCCGCTCGCTACACCAGCGCGCCGCTGAGACGCTGGCCCAAGCCGGAGTCACGGAGACGGGGATCTACCGCCTCGCCCGGCACTATGCCGAGGGTGACCCGTTGCGCAGCCCGGTCCCGGCCTACGAAGCCAACCTCGCCGCCGGGATTCGTGCGCTCGAGCACTTCGCCTACAACGAGGCCTACGACTTCCTCGACACCGCCCGCCGCATCGCTCGCGATGCCGGGCTGCCGCCGGATGAGCGCCTCGACCGCGCTCTGGGCGATGTTTGCAGCCGCACCGGGCGGGTCGACGAAGCGACCGCCCACCTCGAATCTGCCTTGAAGCTCTGCACGGACGCCACCGGGCGTGCGCAGCTCCGCGCCCGACTGGCCCGCATCCAGATTTGGGAACTCGAGATCGAGCGAGCGGCGCAGGAGATTGAGGCGGCCTTCGCCGAGATCGGCGAGACGCTCGAGGCCCGCGCCGGGCGAATGGCACGAGCGATCGGCGCCTGGGCCGGGTTCGTGCTCGACGACCGGCTCGGCGGTGCCATACCACCGCCGCCCGGCGACCCGGCACGCCTGCGCGTCCTGGTCGCGCTCTATCACCTGGCAATCGAAGCGGCGATGCTCGAGGGCCGTCCGCAGAGCACGGTGCTCCAGAACCTGCTCCTGTCCCTCGGTGCAGCACGGGCACTCGGGCCCTCCCGCGAGTTGATCCAGGCCAACGTGGACTACGGGATGCTGTTGGCCACGATGCGGCGCGTGGAGGCTATGCAGAGCTACTTCCGCAAGGCGATCGACCTCGCGCACGCCCGCGACGACCGGCCCATGCTCGCCTATGCCCTCCTCTACGAGGCAATCGCCCACCACATCGCCGGACGCCCGCGTGAGGCCGAGACGCTGGCGACCCGCTGCCTCGAACAGCACGCCGACTGGCTGGCACCCGCCGAGTACCTGAACGGCAGCGGCGACCTGATCTGGAACCTGGTGCTCCGCGGTTACATCCGCGAGGCCCGCCGCTGGATCGAGGAGGCGATCGCCCGGACCGGCGGGCGGATCACCAACCAGGGCGGCGCGCACCGGGTCCAGCGGTACATGGACGCCTACGCCCTGGCGGTCCTGGAAGTGCTCGGGGAGGCCGCCCTGGCGCGCGAGTACGCCCGGCGGGCCGAAGCCCTCGTCAACGATCACCCGCGCGACCGCTTCGCCTGGGAGATCTACCTCAGCCACCGGCTGCTCGCCCTGGTGGAGCGCGGCGGCAGCGACGCGGAGATCGAAGAGGTCATCGCGCGCGGCGAGGAACTGGATTTCCGGTCGGGCCGCGGGCTGCCCCACTTCCGCCGCTTCTTCGTCTTCCAGGGCCACGCGCGCCTGCTCCAGGTCGAGCGCGCCCCGGCCAACCGGCGCGCTGCCGCCCTGCGGCGGCTCAACGAGGCCATCGAGTTCCTGGAGCGGATCGCCGATCACCCGACGCTGCGCGCGCACACCTGGGTGCTGGCCGCCGCCCGCGCGCGGTTGGAGGGACGCCACCACGCCGCGCTCGAACTGCTCGACCGCGCCGACCGGCTGGCGACCGAGATCGACGCGCCGTGGGTCCTGTTCGAGGCCACGCGTCAGCGGGCCCTGGTGCTGGCCGCGCTGGGGAACCAGCCGGGAGCCGAGCGGGCAGCACGCTACGCTCACGCGCTGGCGACCGAGCACGGCTGGGTGCACCGCGCCGCACGCGTCCGGGCCGATTTCCCGGCCGCCACCGCCCGCGAGCCGGCGCTCGAGCCCGCCGTCGAGCCGAGCTCCCGGCGTCTCCAGCAGCACCTCGACGCCCTGCTCCAGGTCAGCCTGGCCACCGCGACGGCGCTGGACCCGGAGCAGCAGTCCCGCGCCGCGCTCGACGAAGCGGTCCGCATCCTGGGCGCGGAGCGCGCCTTCCTCTTCCGCATCGATGGCCCGGACCTGAGGCTCGTCGCCGGGCGCGACGCTTCCGGGAATCCGGTTACCGAGCCGCGTGACTTCAGCCGGACGGTAGTCGAAACGGTTCGCGCGACCGGCCAGCCGATGATCGTCAGCGCGAGCAGCGACGGGCCGGTGCTCGGCTCGGAGAGCATCGTCGCCTACGACCTGCGGAGCATCATTGCCGCGCCGCTGACCCTGCGCGAGCGGACCTTCGGTGTGCTCTACCTCGACAACCGCCTGGCGCGCGGCGTCTTCACCCCCGCCGACCTCGACATCCTGCGCGCCATTGCCGGCTCCATCGCCATCGCCCTCGAGACGGCCCGCCTCGCCCAGATCGAGGCGCAGTTCGAATCGGAGCGACAGCAGCGCCTGTTGGCCGAGCGCCTGCGGGACCTGACCGGCACCCTCACCGCCACGCTCGACCTCACCCAGGTCCTCGACCGCCTGCTGACCAGCCTCGCCGCGGTCGTTCCTTACGACACGGCCGCCGTGGTGCTGCACCATGCCGACCGGCTGGAACTGGCCATGGTCCGCGGCACGACCCGTCCCGACGAGGCGCCCGGCCTCGTCATCCCACTGGCGAACGACATCCTGCTGGCCGAGGTGGTGGCGACCGGACAACCGCTGGTCATCGCCGACACGCGGGACGACCCGCGCTGCGCCCATCGGGGCGGCATGCCCGACCTGCGCGCCTGGCTGGGTGTCCCCCTGATCTCCGAGAGCCGGGTCGCCGGAGTGGTAGTCTTGACCAGCCAGATCTCCGGCGCCTTCGGCGAACGCGAGGCGGGTATCGCCTTCACCTTCGCCGGTCAGGCGGGGGTCGCCATCGAGAACGCACGCCTCTTCGCCGAGGTCCAGCGGCTCGCCGTCACCGACGACCTGACCGGGACCTACAACCGCCGTCACCTCCTCACCACCGCCGAGCGCGAATTGAGCCGGGCGCAGCGTTTCAATCGCCCCCTCGCGGCGATTATCCTCGATATCGACGAGTTCAAGCGCGTCAACGACGCCCACGGCCACGCCGTGGGCGACGAGGTCCTCCGCGCGGTGGCCGACCGGCTCCGCAGCGGCCTGCGTGAGGTCGATGTGCTCGGGCGTTACGGTGGGGAAGAGTTCGTCATCATCCTGCCGGAGACCGACCTGATCAGCGCGTACCAGATCGCCGAGCGGCTGCGGAACAGCATCGCCGCGGAGCCAATCGCGACCAGCACCGGTCCGGTGTCGGTGACGATCAGCCTCGGCGTCGCTGCAGCCGACCCGACGACGCCCGACTTCGCCTCGCTGCTCAGCCGCATTGACGACCTCCTCTACACCGCCAAACGCCGCGGGCGCAACCGCGTCGTCGTCGGCTGA
- a CDS encoding glycosyltransferase family 9 protein translates to MLDPFAPGLLARLPEPPRRVVVVRASRIGDFLCATPALRALRAALPAAEFTVIGLPFNRDLAERSPHVDRFVPFPGFPGIAEQFFDARTATAFFRRMQGDAFDLALQMHGSGVYANPFTLLLGARHTAGFVRPGDGPSRLDAALPLPDRGHEIDRVLALPRFLGAPDRGRQVEFSLTPADHAAAAVLLADSRPPWIALHPGARDAARRWPAARFAAAGSALRARCGGTLVVVGNDETQQAAVTIAREAGGPVIDLAGRTSLPVLGAVLARCALLLTGDSGPAHIAYALDTPSVTIFGDTDPARWGPPTSGPHAVLDSRGAIASATVEEVFAAACRVMCLTGEHRHSESD, encoded by the coding sequence GTGCTTGACCCCTTCGCGCCCGGCCTGCTCGCTCGCCTGCCGGAGCCACCTCGCCGGGTGGTGGTCGTGCGCGCCTCGCGCATCGGCGACTTCCTCTGCGCCACCCCTGCGCTGCGTGCCCTGCGCGCAGCGCTCCCCGCAGCCGAGTTCACGGTGATCGGCCTTCCCTTCAACCGGGATCTCGCCGAACGCTCGCCGCACGTCGACCGCTTCGTCCCCTTCCCCGGCTTCCCCGGCATTGCCGAGCAGTTCTTCGACGCACGCACGGCCACAGCATTCTTCCGGCGGATGCAGGGCGATGCATTCGACCTTGCGCTCCAGATGCACGGCTCCGGCGTCTACGCCAACCCCTTCACCCTGCTGCTCGGCGCCCGCCACACCGCCGGGTTCGTGCGGCCGGGCGACGGGCCGAGCCGGTTGGACGCGGCGCTGCCCCTGCCCGACCGCGGCCACGAGATTGACCGGGTGCTGGCCCTGCCCCGCTTCCTCGGCGCACCCGACCGCGGGCGGCAGGTCGAGTTCTCGCTGACACCGGCCGACCACGCTGCAGCGGCGGTGCTCCTGGCGGACAGCCGCCCGCCCTGGATCGCGCTCCACCCCGGCGCCCGCGACGCTGCCCGCCGCTGGCCGGCCGCGCGCTTTGCTGCCGCGGGCAGTGCCCTCCGGGCACGCTGTGGTGGCACACTGGTCGTCGTCGGCAATGACGAGACGCAACAGGCCGCCGTCACGATCGCGCGGGAAGCCGGTGGCCCGGTGATAGACCTGGCCGGACGCACCTCCCTGCCGGTCCTGGGGGCGGTCCTGGCGCGTTGCGCCCTCCTGCTCACCGGTGACTCCGGCCCGGCGCATATCGCCTACGCCCTCGACACCCCCTCGGTCACGATCTTCGGCGACACCGACCCAGCTCGCTGGGGGCCGCCCACCAGCGGTCCCCACGCCGTCCTTGACAGCCGCGGCGCGATCGCGTCGGCCACCGTCGAGGAGGTGTTCGCCGCCGCCTGCCGAGTGATGTGTCTCACCGGGGAGCATCGGCACAGCGAATCAGATTGA
- a CDS encoding glycosyltransferase family 2 protein, producing MATVDVLIPTRNRHESLAMTLAGVAAQTLSDLRVVVADQSDRPAIESPVIQSLLRVVAARGGEREYHHRPQVHGVAEQRDFLLHLASADAVLYLDDDVFMEPWVVEHLLTTLRAESCGFVGAFPAGLSHRDDVRPAQQIVEWWDGPVRPEVVDPGTPAWERWNLHRAANVYHAAQGLPPGVIRRYKVAWVAACILYDRAKLQAVGGFDFWRRLPRYHSGEEVLVQNLLMRRWGGCCILPSGTYSSEVPSTVLNAAGTVDGHALDLLPEMVARYAPLTGEGARGGA from the coding sequence ATGGCAACCGTCGACGTCCTGATCCCAACCCGGAACCGGCACGAGTCGCTGGCGATGACACTCGCGGGTGTGGCGGCCCAGACCCTGAGCGACCTCCGCGTCGTTGTCGCCGACCAGAGCGATCGGCCCGCGATTGAGTCGCCGGTCATCCAGTCCCTGCTGCGGGTCGTGGCGGCGCGCGGCGGGGAGAGGGAGTACCACCACCGGCCCCAGGTGCACGGTGTCGCCGAACAGCGCGACTTCCTGCTCCATCTGGCCAGCGCGGATGCCGTCCTCTACCTGGACGACGATGTCTTCATGGAGCCGTGGGTCGTGGAGCACCTGCTGACCACGCTGCGGGCCGAGAGCTGCGGCTTCGTCGGCGCCTTCCCCGCCGGCCTGTCGCACCGCGACGACGTGCGGCCCGCGCAGCAGATCGTCGAGTGGTGGGACGGCCCGGTCCGGCCGGAGGTGGTCGATCCCGGAACCCCGGCCTGGGAGCGCTGGAACCTCCACCGCGCCGCCAACGTCTACCACGCAGCGCAGGGACTGCCGCCCGGTGTCATCCGACGCTACAAGGTGGCGTGGGTCGCCGCCTGCATCCTCTACGACCGGGCCAAGCTGCAGGCCGTCGGCGGTTTCGACTTCTGGCGGCGCCTTCCGCGCTATCACTCGGGGGAGGAGGTGCTGGTGCAGAACCTCCTCATGCGACGCTGGGGCGGCTGCTGCATCCTTCCCTCCGGCACCTACTCCTCCGAGGTGCCGAGCACGGTGCTGAACGCCGCCGGGACGGTCGACGGCCACGCGCTGGATCTGCTCCCCGAGATGGTCGCGCGCTACGCACCGCTCACAGGAGAGGGAGCACGAGGCGGTGCTTGA
- a CDS encoding radical SAM protein translates to MPLPSYVQIEPVGQCNLRCQMCPIQFRRDGPPWGPLAFMEFDTFTRIVDSFPDLQTLHLQGLGEPMMHPRFFDMVAYAAGRGARVTTNSNLTILNARRAEQCVASGLDCLHVSIDGASAETYERIRVRARFERVVRNVELLLETRARLGATLPGLRIVGVVMRQNLHELPDLVRLAHGWGAEGLFVQHLCHDFGESSLPEHYRPMRTFVDEQTLLHEDPARVAAAFAEAREVAADLGLDLRLPRAEPRAHPPGTPGRKRCSWPWTGAYFSYEGYTMPCCMVATPDRINFGNAAEQGVTTVWDSDEFTDFRARLDSDDPPEICRSCAVYNGIF, encoded by the coding sequence ATGCCACTTCCCAGCTATGTGCAGATCGAACCGGTCGGGCAGTGCAATCTCCGCTGCCAGATGTGCCCGATCCAGTTCCGACGCGACGGCCCGCCCTGGGGGCCGCTCGCCTTCATGGAGTTCGACACCTTCACCCGGATCGTCGATTCCTTCCCCGACTTGCAGACGCTCCACCTCCAGGGGCTGGGCGAGCCAATGATGCACCCCCGCTTCTTCGACATGGTGGCCTACGCGGCGGGGCGCGGCGCGCGGGTCACGACCAACAGCAACCTGACGATCCTCAACGCGCGGCGCGCCGAGCAGTGCGTCGCCAGCGGGCTCGACTGCCTCCACGTCTCGATCGACGGCGCCAGCGCCGAGACTTACGAGCGCATCCGGGTCCGGGCTCGCTTCGAGCGGGTAGTGCGCAACGTTGAGCTGCTGCTGGAGACCCGCGCTCGGCTGGGTGCGACGCTGCCCGGTCTGCGGATCGTCGGCGTCGTCATGCGCCAGAACCTGCACGAGCTGCCGGACCTGGTGCGGCTGGCGCACGGCTGGGGTGCCGAGGGGCTGTTCGTCCAGCACCTCTGCCACGACTTCGGGGAGTCGAGCCTCCCAGAGCACTACCGGCCGATGCGCACCTTCGTCGACGAGCAGACGCTGCTGCACGAGGACCCGGCGCGCGTGGCCGCCGCTTTCGCCGAGGCACGCGAAGTCGCGGCAGACCTGGGGCTGGACCTGCGGCTGCCCCGCGCCGAGCCGCGTGCCCACCCGCCGGGCACGCCCGGCCGCAAGCGCTGCTCCTGGCCCTGGACCGGCGCCTACTTCAGCTACGAGGGCTACACCATGCCCTGCTGCATGGTGGCGACCCCCGACCGGATCAACTTCGGCAACGCCGCCGAGCAGGGCGTCACCACCGTCTGGGACAGCGATGAGTTCACCGACTTCCGCGCCCGGCTCGACTCCGACGACCCGCCGGAGATCTGCCGCTCCTGCGCGGTGTACAACGGGATCTTCTGA